A window from Deltaproteobacteria bacterium encodes these proteins:
- a CDS encoding thiamine phosphate synthase, with protein sequence DMPCSLARKLLGRSAVIGLSVECWEDVVRAQEQDVDYLGVSPIFPTPTKTDTKGCWGLSGLAKIKAYSRHPLVAIGGINEANAAATIRAGADCLAVVSAICAACDPRQATERLAALIASAQASRSLHF encoded by the coding sequence CGACATGCCGTGTTCCCTGGCCAGAAAATTGCTCGGCAGGAGCGCCGTAATCGGCCTTTCTGTGGAATGCTGGGAAGATGTGGTCCGAGCTCAGGAACAGGATGTTGACTACCTCGGAGTAAGCCCCATTTTTCCGACGCCGACCAAAACGGATACCAAAGGATGCTGGGGGCTTTCCGGACTGGCCAAAATCAAGGCTTATTCGCGCCATCCGCTGGTAGCCATCGGCGGCATCAATGAAGCAAATGCCGCCGCTACAATCAGGGCGGGCGCTGACTGCCTGGCCGTAGTATCGGCTATTTGCGCCGCTTGCGACCCACGTCAGGCGACAGAGAGACTGGCCGCCCTAATTGCGTCAGCGCAGGCAAGTCGCAGCCTGCACTTCTGA